Proteins encoded by one window of Azospirillum brasilense:
- a CDS encoding MBOAT family O-acyltransferase: MNFTSLGFLLFITAFTAGFMMLARTRLFTPLLLVSSYIFYGFWDYRFCLLLAGTTLLDFYCGLRIADAPNRATARIFMQISLATNLAILFFFKYFNFFIDSAQVALASLGLDVGHRTLSIILPVGISFYTFQNLSYTLDLYLGHLEKPERSLLRYATFVAFFPQLVAGPIVRARDLLPQIQNGPRHDVSFAFRFAGLEKIIWGYFLKLGLADNAAAVVDARFAQPEFFNALNHVIGLICFSLQIYGDFAGYSLIAIGLAQIFGYTLCQNFARPYFAMGMKDFWRRWHISLSTWFRDYVYIPMGGGRTHWLRIRNLTIVMLVSGLWHGAAWTFVLWGAMHATLMAAEDGVRWLAKRSPLRLSGAPLMAGKLLTVGLVFLLITLTWLPFRADDMHTVRTILGIIAEGDFSLPRGMQQMSYLVRVALFGLVVLMIDAMIEFGAGRRYAGVNVVVRSAGCATLILMLLLFGNFANRSFIYFQF, from the coding sequence ATGAACTTCACCAGCCTGGGGTTCCTGCTGTTCATCACGGCCTTCACGGCGGGCTTCATGATGCTCGCCAGGACGCGGCTGTTCACGCCGCTGCTGCTGGTGTCCAGCTACATCTTCTACGGCTTCTGGGATTACCGCTTCTGCCTGCTGCTCGCCGGCACGACGCTGCTCGACTTCTATTGCGGCCTGCGCATCGCCGACGCGCCGAACCGGGCCACCGCCCGCATCTTCATGCAGATAAGCCTCGCCACCAATCTGGCGATCCTGTTCTTTTTCAAATACTTCAACTTCTTCATCGACAGCGCGCAGGTGGCGCTGGCCTCGCTCGGCCTCGACGTCGGGCACCGCACGCTGTCCATCATCCTGCCCGTCGGCATTTCCTTCTACACCTTCCAGAATCTCAGCTACACGCTGGACCTCTATCTCGGCCATCTGGAGAAGCCGGAGCGGTCGCTGCTGCGCTACGCCACCTTCGTCGCCTTCTTCCCGCAGCTCGTCGCCGGGCCGATCGTCCGGGCGCGCGACCTGCTGCCCCAGATCCAGAACGGCCCGCGCCACGACGTCAGCTTCGCCTTCCGCTTCGCCGGGCTGGAGAAGATCATCTGGGGCTATTTCCTCAAGCTCGGTCTGGCCGACAACGCCGCCGCCGTGGTCGACGCGCGCTTCGCCCAGCCGGAGTTCTTCAACGCGCTGAACCACGTCATCGGTCTGATCTGCTTCTCGCTCCAGATCTACGGCGACTTCGCCGGCTACTCGCTGATCGCCATCGGTCTGGCGCAGATCTTCGGCTACACGCTCTGCCAGAACTTCGCCCGCCCCTACTTCGCCATGGGCATGAAGGACTTCTGGCGGCGCTGGCACATCTCGCTGTCCACATGGTTCCGCGACTACGTCTACATCCCGATGGGCGGCGGACGCACCCACTGGCTGCGCATCCGCAACCTGACCATCGTGATGCTGGTGTCCGGCCTGTGGCACGGCGCCGCCTGGACCTTCGTCCTGTGGGGCGCCATGCACGCCACCCTGATGGCGGCGGAGGACGGCGTGCGCTGGCTGGCCAAGCGCAGCCCGCTGCGGCTCAGCGGCGCGCCGCTGATGGCGGGGAAGCTGCTGACCGTCGGGCTGGTCTTCCTGCTGATCACGCTGACTTGGCTGCCCTTCCGCGCCGACGACATGCACACGGTGCGGACCATCCTGGGCATCATCGCCGAGGGCGATTTCAGCCTGCCGCGCGGCATGCAGCAGATGAGCTATCTGGTCCGCGTCGCCCTGTTCGGCCTCGTCGTCCTGATGATCGACGCGATGATCGAGTTCGGGGCCGGGCGTCGCTACGCCGGAGTCAACGTCGTGGTCCGCTCCGCCGGCTGCGCCACGCTGATCCTGATGCTCCTGCTCTTCGGCAACTTCGCCAACCGATCCTTCATCTATTTCCAGTTCTGA
- a CDS encoding penicillin-binding protein 1A, with product MRFILSALMAVVILALAGAGGLVYMLDHYDHELPDYTKLANYEPPVTTRVHAGDGRLLAEFASEKRVFVPIDAMPKRVTNAFLSAEDKNFYDHKGIDPVGIARAILTNVENLGRDRRPMGASTITQQVAKNMLLTNEVSFSRKIKEAILAVRIERAFSKDRILELYLNEIFLGYRSYGVAAAALNYFNKALDELDIEEAAYLAALPKAPSNYHPERQRDAAIARRNWVIGRMAEDGHITPEEARIAQSKPLVVRKRDEQEYVTSEYFAEEVRRELVKLYGEQALYEGGLSVRASMDPVLQQAATKALRSGLVQYDRRHGYRGPVGKMENFDNWAKKLASMAPPAGSEGWHLAVVLKDDEAAALDIGLPDGSRGRVPLAELRWARAQRDDNRLGPEIRRPSDVAKLGDLILVEAAGKDEKGKEPPAGTYALRQVPAVQGGLVALDPHTGRVLAMVGGFSPHMSSFNRATQAMRQPGSSFKPFVYLTALNQGFTPSSLVMDAPFEYDPGHGQPIWRPENYSHEFYGPTPLRAGIEKSRNVMTVRLAQAVGMDKVKALAENFGITDNLQPYLPMSLGAGETTVLRLATAYAMLANGGKRVGPTFIDRVQDRNGKTIFRHDTRPCAACNQVAWNDGLTVPAVADTREQVNDPRTVYQMVSMLEGVVQRGTATKLLSLGKPLAGKTGTTNDSHDAWFMGFSPNLVVGTYIGFDQPRSLGARETGGSAAVPVFKDVMEVALKDQPATPFRVPRGLRLVRVNPENGRLAQPGERKAIWEAFIPGTEPNPDQPQMVLDGSAHAADGGWTGGVPGGDPAAQQQPGGWGAPAAPPSAATVGTGGLY from the coding sequence ATGCGCTTTATTCTGTCCGCCCTGATGGCCGTCGTGATCCTCGCCCTGGCCGGGGCGGGAGGGCTGGTCTACATGCTGGACCATTACGATCACGAACTGCCGGACTACACCAAGCTCGCCAACTACGAACCGCCGGTGACCACCCGCGTCCATGCGGGCGACGGACGCCTGCTGGCCGAGTTCGCGTCGGAAAAGCGCGTGTTCGTCCCCATCGACGCCATGCCGAAGCGCGTGACCAACGCCTTCCTGTCCGCCGAGGACAAGAACTTCTACGACCACAAGGGCATCGATCCCGTCGGCATCGCCCGCGCCATCCTGACCAACGTGGAGAATCTCGGCCGCGACCGCCGGCCGATGGGCGCCTCGACGATCACGCAGCAGGTCGCCAAGAACATGCTGCTGACCAACGAGGTCTCCTTCTCGCGCAAGATCAAGGAAGCGATCCTGGCGGTCCGCATCGAGCGGGCCTTCAGCAAGGACCGCATCCTCGAGCTGTACCTGAACGAGATCTTCCTGGGATACCGTTCCTACGGCGTGGCGGCGGCGGCGCTGAACTACTTCAACAAGGCGCTGGACGAGCTGGACATCGAGGAGGCGGCCTATCTGGCGGCCCTGCCCAAGGCGCCCAGCAACTACCATCCGGAACGCCAGCGCGACGCCGCCATCGCGCGGCGCAACTGGGTGATCGGGCGCATGGCCGAGGACGGGCACATCACCCCGGAAGAGGCCAGGATCGCCCAGTCCAAGCCCCTGGTCGTGCGCAAGCGCGACGAGCAGGAGTATGTGACCTCGGAGTATTTCGCCGAGGAGGTCCGGCGCGAGCTGGTGAAGCTCTACGGCGAGCAGGCGCTCTACGAGGGCGGCCTGTCGGTCCGCGCCTCCATGGACCCGGTGCTTCAGCAGGCGGCGACCAAGGCGCTGCGCAGCGGGCTGGTCCAGTACGACCGCCGCCACGGCTACCGCGGCCCGGTCGGCAAGATGGAGAATTTCGACAACTGGGCGAAGAAGCTCGCCTCCATGGCGCCGCCCGCCGGCTCCGAGGGCTGGCATCTGGCGGTGGTGCTGAAGGACGACGAGGCGGCGGCGCTCGACATCGGCCTGCCGGACGGCTCGCGCGGCCGGGTGCCGCTGGCCGAGCTGCGCTGGGCGCGGGCGCAGCGCGACGACAACCGGCTCGGCCCGGAGATCCGCCGCCCTTCCGACGTCGCCAAGCTGGGCGACCTGATCCTGGTCGAGGCCGCCGGCAAGGACGAGAAGGGCAAGGAACCGCCGGCGGGCACCTACGCGCTGCGGCAGGTTCCGGCGGTGCAGGGCGGTCTGGTCGCGCTCGACCCGCACACCGGCCGCGTGCTCGCCATGGTCGGCGGCTTCTCCCCGCACATGAGTTCCTTCAACCGCGCCACCCAGGCAATGCGCCAGCCGGGCTCCTCCTTCAAGCCCTTCGTCTATCTGACGGCGCTGAACCAGGGCTTCACCCCGTCCTCGCTGGTGATGGACGCGCCGTTCGAATACGACCCCGGCCACGGCCAGCCGATCTGGCGGCCGGAAAACTACAGCCACGAGTTCTACGGCCCGACGCCGCTGCGCGCCGGCATCGAGAAGTCGCGGAACGTCATGACCGTCCGTCTGGCCCAGGCCGTCGGCATGGACAAGGTGAAGGCGCTGGCCGAGAATTTCGGCATCACCGACAACCTCCAGCCCTACCTGCCGATGTCGCTCGGCGCGGGCGAGACGACGGTGCTGCGCCTCGCCACCGCCTACGCCATGCTGGCCAACGGCGGCAAGCGGGTCGGCCCGACCTTCATCGACCGGGTGCAGGACCGCAACGGCAAGACCATCTTCCGCCACGACACGCGCCCCTGCGCCGCCTGCAACCAGGTGGCCTGGAACGACGGGCTGACCGTTCCCGCCGTCGCCGACACGCGGGAGCAGGTGAACGACCCGCGCACCGTCTACCAGATGGTCTCCATGCTGGAGGGCGTGGTGCAGCGCGGCACGGCGACCAAGCTGCTGTCGCTGGGCAAGCCGCTGGCCGGCAAGACCGGCACGACCAACGACAGCCACGACGCGTGGTTCATGGGCTTCTCGCCCAACCTCGTGGTCGGCACCTACATCGGCTTCGACCAGCCGCGCTCGCTGGGCGCCCGCGAGACCGGTGGCTCGGCGGCGGTGCCGGTGTTCAAGGACGTGATGGAGGTGGCGCTGAAGGACCAGCCGGCCACGCCGTTCCGCGTGCCGCGCGGCCTGCGCCTCGTCCGCGTCAACCCGGAGAACGGGCGTCTCGCCCAGCCCGGCGAGCGCAAGGCGATCTGGGAGGCCTTCATCCCCGGCACCGAGCCGAACCCCGACCAGCCGCAGATGGTGCTGGACGGCTCGGCCCACGCCGCGGACGGCGGCTGGACCGGCGGGGTGCCCGGCGGCGACCCGGCGGCCCAGCAGCAGCCGGGTGGTTGGGGCGCTCCGGCGGCTCCGCCCTCGGCGGCGACGGTGGGAACCGGCGGTCTCTACTGA
- a CDS encoding N-acetylmuramoyl-L-alanine amidase, producing MLAIVAALGALLGAAVLPCAPAQAQTTAALPFPPPVQERVSVLNARLGLHPDKTRLVLELTDSVPFTVSVHGSPYRVVVDLPEVSWPGGNTVMAGKGVVARYRFEGRDGGASRLVVETDGPARVVESYLIPPRDGFKPRFVLDIARTTPAQFAAAAPVAATTATAATASVSRDAVRPPAKKDPIVPVAAALPPPVPPRAAPVPEKPMIVVDPGHGGVDPGAVGVGGVYEKDITLAMARELKRQLEGSGRYRVRLTRDKDVFIRLRDRVAIAREANADLFLSLHADSIGSANMRGLSIYTLSDRASDREAEMLAAKENRADALAGMDLSSENDLVASILIDLAQRDTMNHSKRFANMALEHLGREVKLIPNKPHRQAGFAVLTAPDMPSALVEMGYLSSPQDVSLLSKSAHREKLGRGMVRTIDAYFKWLTGAQKS from the coding sequence TTGCTCGCGATTGTCGCTGCGCTGGGCGCCCTTCTGGGGGCGGCCGTTCTGCCGTGCGCCCCGGCGCAGGCCCAGACCACCGCGGCGCTGCCCTTCCCGCCGCCGGTGCAGGAGCGGGTGTCCGTCCTGAACGCGCGGCTCGGCCTGCATCCCGACAAGACGCGGCTGGTTCTGGAACTCACCGACTCGGTTCCCTTCACCGTGTCGGTGCACGGCTCGCCCTACCGCGTCGTCGTCGATCTGCCGGAGGTGAGCTGGCCGGGCGGCAACACGGTGATGGCGGGCAAGGGCGTGGTCGCCCGCTACCGCTTCGAAGGGCGCGACGGCGGCGCCTCCCGCCTGGTGGTGGAGACCGACGGCCCGGCGCGGGTGGTCGAGTCCTACCTCATCCCGCCGCGCGACGGCTTCAAGCCGCGCTTCGTCCTCGACATCGCCCGCACCACCCCGGCGCAGTTCGCCGCCGCCGCCCCGGTCGCCGCGACCACGGCCACTGCGGCCACCGCGTCGGTGAGCCGCGACGCGGTCCGCCCGCCGGCGAAGAAGGACCCCATCGTGCCGGTCGCCGCGGCCCTTCCGCCCCCGGTCCCGCCGCGGGCGGCGCCGGTGCCGGAAAAGCCGATGATCGTCGTCGATCCCGGCCATGGCGGCGTCGATCCCGGCGCGGTCGGCGTCGGCGGGGTCTATGAGAAGGACATCACGCTGGCGATGGCGCGGGAGCTGAAGCGCCAGTTGGAAGGGTCCGGCCGCTACCGGGTGCGGCTGACCCGCGACAAGGACGTGTTCATCCGCCTGCGCGACCGCGTCGCCATCGCGCGGGAGGCCAACGCCGACCTGTTCCTGTCTCTGCACGCCGACAGCATCGGCTCCGCCAACATGCGCGGCCTGTCCATCTACACCCTGTCCGACCGGGCGTCCGACCGCGAGGCGGAGATGCTGGCCGCCAAGGAGAACCGGGCCGACGCGCTGGCCGGCATGGACCTGTCCTCCGAGAATGATCTGGTGGCCTCGATCCTGATCGACCTCGCCCAGCGCGACACGATGAACCACTCCAAGCGCTTCGCCAACATGGCGCTGGAGCACCTCGGCCGCGAGGTCAAGCTGATCCCCAACAAGCCGCACCGTCAGGCCGGCTTCGCCGTGCTGACCGCGCCGGACATGCCGTCCGCGCTGGTCGAAATGGGCTACTTGTCGAGTCCCCAGGACGTCAGCCTGCTGAGCAAGTCGGCCCACCGCGAAAAGCTCGGCCGCGGCATGGTCCGCACCATCGACGCCTATTTCAAATGGCTGACCGGGGCGCAGAAGAGCTGA
- a CDS encoding Rne/Rng family ribonuclease — protein sequence MAKRMLVDATHPEETRVAVVNGNRLEDLDFEIATRKQLKGNIYLAKVTRVEPSLQAAFVEYGGNRHGFLAFSEIHPDYYRIPIADREALLAEERRLEEQAEARAEAAADGAVMAEPIRPDVVVEENSPMPGSYAEAEGDGFEGDVPAFATDAGSDGGSDEAADSDEAPEGAAPAESPDVIGGDEVEEAHRRRARPLRSYKIQEVIKRRQVMLVQVTKEERGNKGAALTTYLSLPGRYCVLMPNTGRGGGISRKITNPADRKRLKEILSDLDIPEGMAVILRTAGLERSKQEIKRDLEYLLRLWDDIRVQTLKSSAPCLIYEEANLIKRSIRDLYTDDIDEIWVEGSAGFNTARDFMRMMMPSHSKRVMQYQDDTIPLFHRYQVETQIDAIHSPVVQLRSGGYIVINPTEALVSIDVNSGKSTRERNIEETAYKTNLEAADEVARQLRLRDLAGLIVIDFIDMEEPRNNAAVERRLKEAMKNDRARIQLGRISAFGLLELSRQRLRPSLLETNFERCPHCSGTGVIRSVESASLHVLRAIEEEGIRKRSSEITVFVPTRIALYILNQKRGELTKIEDRYRFRVMVQADDTLIAPDLRLERVKARTPEDDVPLVSAERVLAETDRILAAEAEEAEEEAPVVEAAEVAGAEVTERADAAGESEGDRRRRRRRRRGRGRDREDGRAPFGESADASDEATEGEEVEAEAADADETAVDEEAIERAQIEAPEFVINDVDVGPAHIEDDEDEEADLAASEAEDGADAFEANGDGNGERKKRRRGKRGGRRRSRQREGLEAGEGLPAAESEDGAEGEAEAESFPTAVEAGRAVNPPELPADMEPVEFDWVLTSAVAAEAAPETTADTAAEVPAAEEAAPVAEEAPARKPRRGRAKATAAEAAEAVTAEPEAAPAKPKRAAKGAKAAPKAAAPKAAAPEEAAPPAKPSRSRKAKTATAEAAPAPAPVAAPVAEEPKKRPARKRKTAADAPAEAAPAPAPVAAPVAEEPKKRPARKRKTAADAPTEAAPAPAVSETVPAAPAPEPASANAAPEAKPRRGWWSR from the coding sequence ATGGCCAAGCGCATGCTGGTGGACGCCACGCACCCGGAGGAAACCCGGGTCGCCGTGGTCAATGGGAACAGACTCGAAGATCTCGACTTCGAAATCGCCACCCGGAAGCAACTCAAGGGCAACATCTACCTTGCCAAGGTGACCCGGGTCGAGCCGTCGCTCCAGGCGGCCTTCGTGGAATATGGCGGGAACCGCCACGGCTTCCTGGCCTTCTCGGAAATCCACCCCGACTATTACCGCATCCCGATCGCCGACCGCGAGGCCCTGCTGGCCGAGGAGCGCCGGCTTGAGGAGCAGGCCGAGGCCCGCGCCGAGGCCGCCGCCGACGGCGCCGTGATGGCCGAGCCGATCCGCCCGGATGTCGTGGTCGAGGAAAACTCCCCGATGCCCGGCTCCTACGCCGAGGCCGAGGGCGACGGGTTCGAGGGCGATGTCCCGGCCTTCGCCACGGACGCCGGTTCGGACGGTGGTTCGGACGAGGCCGCGGATTCGGACGAGGCTCCGGAAGGCGCCGCCCCGGCCGAGAGCCCGGACGTCATCGGCGGGGACGAGGTCGAAGAGGCCCACCGCCGCCGCGCCCGCCCGCTGCGCAGCTACAAGATCCAGGAAGTCATCAAGCGCCGGCAGGTCATGCTGGTCCAGGTGACCAAGGAGGAGCGCGGCAACAAGGGCGCGGCGCTGACCACCTACCTGTCGCTGCCGGGCCGCTACTGCGTGCTGATGCCCAACACGGGCCGCGGCGGCGGGATCTCCCGCAAGATCACCAACCCCGCCGACCGCAAGCGCCTGAAGGAGATCCTGTCCGATCTCGACATTCCGGAAGGCATGGCGGTCATCCTGCGCACCGCGGGGCTGGAACGCTCCAAGCAGGAAATCAAGCGCGACCTCGAATATCTGCTGCGCCTGTGGGACGACATCCGCGTCCAGACGCTGAAGTCGTCCGCGCCCTGCCTCATCTATGAGGAGGCGAACCTCATCAAGCGCTCGATCCGCGATCTCTACACCGACGACATCGACGAGATCTGGGTGGAGGGCAGCGCCGGCTTCAACACCGCGCGCGACTTCATGCGCATGATGATGCCGAGCCACAGCAAGCGCGTCATGCAGTACCAGGACGACACGATCCCGCTGTTCCACCGCTATCAGGTGGAAACGCAGATCGACGCGATCCACAGCCCGGTCGTGCAACTCCGCTCCGGCGGCTACATCGTCATCAACCCGACCGAGGCGCTGGTTTCCATCGACGTCAACTCGGGCAAGTCGACGCGCGAGCGCAACATCGAGGAAACGGCCTACAAGACCAACCTCGAAGCCGCCGACGAGGTGGCGCGCCAGCTCCGCCTGCGCGACCTCGCGGGCCTCATCGTGATCGATTTCATCGACATGGAGGAGCCCCGCAACAACGCCGCGGTGGAGCGCCGTCTGAAGGAGGCGATGAAGAACGACCGGGCGCGCATCCAGCTCGGCCGCATCTCCGCCTTTGGACTGCTGGAACTGTCGCGCCAGCGCCTGCGCCCGTCGCTGCTGGAAACCAACTTCGAGCGCTGCCCGCACTGCTCCGGCACCGGCGTCATCCGCTCGGTGGAATCCGCCTCGCTGCACGTGCTGCGCGCCATCGAGGAGGAGGGCATCCGCAAGCGGTCGTCGGAGATCACCGTCTTCGTGCCGACCCGCATCGCGCTCTACATCCTCAACCAGAAGCGCGGCGAGCTGACCAAGATCGAGGACCGCTACCGGTTCCGCGTCATGGTCCAGGCCGACGACACGCTGATCGCTCCGGACCTGCGGCTTGAGCGCGTGAAGGCCCGCACGCCGGAGGACGACGTGCCGCTGGTCAGCGCCGAGCGCGTCCTGGCCGAGACCGACCGCATCCTGGCCGCCGAGGCCGAGGAGGCCGAGGAGGAGGCGCCCGTCGTCGAGGCCGCCGAGGTCGCCGGGGCCGAGGTCACGGAACGCGCCGACGCCGCCGGGGAGAGCGAGGGCGACCGCCGCCGCCGCCGCCGCCGCCGCCGTGGCCGCGGGCGTGACCGCGAGGATGGCCGCGCGCCGTTCGGCGAGTCCGCCGACGCGTCCGACGAGGCGACCGAGGGCGAGGAAGTCGAAGCGGAGGCCGCCGACGCCGACGAGACGGCGGTCGACGAGGAAGCGATCGAGCGCGCCCAGATCGAGGCGCCGGAGTTCGTCATCAACGACGTCGATGTCGGCCCCGCCCACATCGAGGACGACGAGGACGAGGAGGCCGATCTGGCCGCGTCCGAGGCGGAGGACGGCGCCGATGCCTTCGAGGCCAACGGCGACGGGAATGGCGAGCGCAAGAAGCGCCGCCGCGGCAAGCGCGGTGGTCGCCGGCGGTCCCGCCAGCGCGAGGGCCTGGAGGCCGGCGAGGGTCTGCCCGCCGCCGAATCGGAAGATGGCGCCGAGGGCGAGGCGGAAGCCGAGTCCTTCCCGACCGCCGTCGAGGCCGGCCGCGCCGTCAACCCGCCGGAACTGCCGGCGGACATGGAACCGGTCGAGTTCGACTGGGTCCTGACCAGCGCGGTGGCCGCCGAGGCCGCCCCGGAGACCACGGCGGACACCGCCGCGGAGGTTCCGGCCGCCGAGGAAGCCGCCCCGGTGGCGGAGGAGGCTCCGGCCCGCAAGCCGCGCCGTGGCCGCGCCAAGGCGACCGCCGCGGAGGCTGCCGAGGCCGTGACGGCGGAGCCGGAAGCGGCCCCCGCCAAGCCGAAGCGCGCCGCGAAGGGCGCCAAGGCTGCTCCCAAGGCGGCCGCCCCCAAGGCTGCCGCTCCGGAGGAAGCCGCCCCGCCGGCCAAGCCGTCGCGCAGCCGCAAGGCGAAGACCGCGACCGCCGAGGCCGCCCCTGCCCCGGCGCCGGTTGCGGCCCCGGTCGCCGAGGAGCCGAAGAAGCGTCCGGCGCGCAAGCGCAAGACCGCGGCGGACGCTCCCGCCGAGGCGGCACCCGCTCCGGCCCCGGTTGCGGCCCCCGTCGCCGAGGAGCCGAAGAAGCGTCCGGCGCGCAAGCGCAAGACCGCGGCGGATGCGCCGACCGAAGCGGCGCCCGCTCCGGCGGTCAGCGAGACGGTTCCGGCCGCGCCGGCACCCGAGCCCGCCAGCGCAAACGCCGCTCCGGAGGCCAAGCCGCGCCGGGGTTGGTGGAGCCGCTAA
- the greB gene encoding transcription elongation factor GreB has translation MSKAFTRENDSAGDDDEADDPKPLPKGVKNYMTPEGFQRMQEELRSLLRVERPKVVEVVSWAAGNGDRSENGDYIYGKKRLREIDRRIRFLTKRLESAEVVDPTLQKNRDRVFFGATVTYAREDGTENTITIVGADEVDMDRAHVSWISPIARALLKAQEGDVVDLRTPAGLEQIEVVAIRYPGDEA, from the coding sequence ATGAGCAAGGCCTTCACCCGGGAGAACGACTCCGCCGGCGACGACGACGAGGCCGACGATCCCAAACCCTTGCCCAAGGGCGTGAAGAACTACATGACGCCCGAAGGCTTCCAGCGCATGCAGGAGGAACTGCGTTCGCTGCTGCGCGTCGAGCGCCCAAAGGTGGTCGAGGTGGTGTCCTGGGCGGCCGGCAACGGCGACCGCTCGGAAAACGGCGACTACATCTACGGCAAGAAGCGCCTGCGCGAGATCGACCGGCGCATCCGCTTCCTGACCAAGCGGCTGGAATCGGCGGAGGTGGTTGACCCCACGCTCCAGAAGAACCGCGACCGCGTGTTCTTCGGCGCCACCGTCACCTACGCGCGGGAGGACGGCACGGAGAACACCATCACCATCGTCGGCGCCGACGAGGTGGACATGGACCGTGCCCATGTGAGCTGGATTTCGCCCATCGCCCGCGCCCTGCTGAAGGCGCAGGAGGGCGACGTGGTGGACCTGCGCACCCCCGCCGGGCTGGAGCAGATCGAGGTCGTCGCCATCCGCTATCCGGGCGACGAAGCATAA
- a CDS encoding HAD family hydrolase: protein MTKPTTVVFDIGQVLIEWDPRHLYRELFDGYEDLMEDFLDTICTPAWNLEQDRGRPWDEAVALLTAEFPDCRELIRAYHERWEEMVPGPMAGTPEILMELKQRGTPLYSITNFSSDKLALTRQRFDFLNLFDGIIVSGDERLVKPDPAIFQLLLDRYGLSAADCYFIDDSPANVEAARILGMTAHRFSGAASLRAELEELGLL, encoded by the coding sequence ATGACCAAGCCGACCACCGTCGTCTTCGACATCGGCCAGGTGCTCATCGAATGGGACCCGCGGCATCTCTACCGCGAGCTGTTCGATGGGTACGAGGACCTGATGGAGGACTTCCTCGACACCATCTGCACCCCCGCCTGGAACCTGGAGCAGGACCGCGGCCGCCCGTGGGACGAGGCGGTCGCCCTTCTGACCGCCGAGTTTCCCGACTGCCGCGAGCTGATCCGCGCCTATCACGAGCGGTGGGAGGAGATGGTGCCCGGCCCCATGGCCGGAACGCCGGAGATCCTGATGGAACTGAAGCAGCGCGGGACGCCGCTCTACTCCATCACCAACTTCTCGTCGGACAAGCTGGCGCTGACCCGCCAGCGCTTCGATTTCCTAAACCTCTTCGACGGGATCATCGTGTCCGGCGACGAGAGGCTGGTGAAGCCGGACCCGGCGATCTTCCAGCTCCTGCTCGACCGCTACGGCTTGTCGGCGGCGGACTGCTATTTCATCGACGACAGCCCGGCCAATGTCGAGGCCGCCCGCATCCTCGGCATGACGGCGCACCGTTTCTCCGGCGCCGCCAGCCTGCGCGCCGAACTGGAGGAGCTGGGGCTGCTGTAG
- a CDS encoding DsbA family protein, which produces MTRFRPAALALAAALALPTGLLAPALQAQSPMDDAQRKAVEEVVRDYILKNPEIILEAVDSLQKRQKMAEEQKAKTALAENKAALFQNPADPVAGNPKGDVTVVEFFDYQCGYCKAVQADTERLIKDDGKLRFVFKEFPILSPASLTAAKAALASRGQGKYLEFHNALMAHRGQLDDDVIQRLAKSVGLDTDKLKKDMNSPEVLKVIAANQALAEELGIRGTPAFVIGDELVPGAIKLDQMKDLVAAARKG; this is translated from the coding sequence ATGACCCGCTTCCGCCCCGCCGCCCTGGCGCTCGCCGCCGCGCTGGCCCTTCCGACGGGGCTGCTGGCCCCCGCCCTCCAGGCGCAGAGCCCGATGGACGACGCGCAGCGCAAGGCCGTCGAGGAGGTCGTGCGCGACTACATCCTGAAGAACCCGGAGATCATCCTGGAGGCCGTGGACTCGCTCCAGAAGCGCCAGAAGATGGCCGAGGAGCAGAAGGCCAAGACGGCGCTGGCCGAGAACAAGGCGGCGCTGTTCCAGAACCCCGCCGATCCGGTCGCCGGCAACCCCAAGGGCGACGTGACGGTGGTCGAGTTCTTCGACTACCAGTGCGGCTACTGCAAGGCCGTGCAGGCCGACACCGAGCGCCTGATCAAGGACGACGGCAAGCTGCGCTTCGTCTTCAAGGAGTTCCCGATCCTCAGCCCGGCCTCGCTGACCGCGGCCAAGGCGGCCCTGGCGTCGCGCGGGCAGGGCAAGTATCTGGAATTCCACAACGCCCTGATGGCCCACCGCGGCCAGCTCGACGACGACGTGATCCAGCGGCTGGCCAAGTCGGTCGGGCTGGACACCGACAAGCTGAAGAAGGACATGAACAGCCCCGAGGTGCTGAAGGTCATCGCCGCCAACCAGGCGCTGGCCGAGGAGCTGGGCATCCGCGGCACCCCGGCCTTCGTCATCGGCGACGAGCTGGTCCCCGGCGCCATCAAGCTGGACCAGATGAAGGACCTCGTCGCGGCGGCCCGCAAGGGCTGA